The following coding sequences lie in one Chelatococcus sp. YT9 genomic window:
- a CDS encoding ABC transporter ATP-binding protein: MTHDRTHAPLLAVRNLTLKHRGATMILQDVSLDLHHGEVLGLIGESGAGKSTLGNAILGLIPAEFERTGGTILFEDEALHTSDVHQWERIRGRRISAIFQDHTASLDPLMAIGPQLLETILATNDGISREDARIRAIDLLTRVGIPEANERYHSYPHQFSGGQRQRVVIAIALAGSPDIIIADEPTSALDATVQKQILNLLRELVDETGVAIILITHDMGVVSHITDRVVVMRYGKVVEHGATPSLLDEPREAYTRSLLAAVPRLRLSDPGTREERPEGSGSPPIHNAQGASRARPLLVASGIGKTFSRRSLAWFRGGSAKPALQDVTVRLEHGAITGIVGESGSGKSTMGRIIAGLETAGDGTLEIDGSVFDIARSGSHSGLLGKVQMIFQDPAVSLNPRMSVGETLRESVRFGTDRPGRERPDVAAMMDRLGLARSLLGRYPHQLSGGQKQRICIARALLASPRIIVADEPTSALDVSVQAEIVKLLRENVAEQGIAMLFISHDLALVQELCSEIYIFKDGKVEDAGPADFIFAQSRNPYTRSLIAARPGRFTQ, encoded by the coding sequence ATGACGCATGATCGGACACATGCCCCGCTGCTCGCCGTCCGCAATCTCACCCTGAAGCATCGCGGCGCCACGATGATCCTGCAGGACGTGAGCCTCGACCTTCACCACGGTGAAGTTCTCGGTCTCATCGGCGAGTCCGGAGCGGGCAAGTCGACCCTCGGCAATGCCATCCTCGGCCTGATTCCGGCCGAGTTCGAGCGGACAGGCGGCACCATCCTGTTCGAGGACGAAGCGCTCCACACGTCGGACGTGCACCAGTGGGAGCGGATCAGGGGGCGCAGGATATCCGCGATCTTCCAGGATCACACCGCGTCGCTCGATCCTTTGATGGCTATCGGGCCCCAGCTCCTGGAGACGATCCTTGCCACTAACGACGGGATCTCGCGTGAGGACGCGCGCATTCGCGCCATCGACCTGCTGACCCGCGTTGGAATTCCAGAAGCGAACGAGCGCTATCACAGCTACCCGCATCAGTTCTCCGGTGGGCAACGTCAGCGCGTCGTCATCGCGATCGCGCTCGCCGGATCTCCTGACATCATTATCGCCGACGAGCCAACCTCGGCCCTCGATGCAACAGTCCAGAAGCAGATCCTGAATCTCCTGCGCGAACTAGTCGATGAGACCGGGGTGGCCATCATCCTCATCACGCACGACATGGGCGTCGTCTCGCACATCACGGACCGTGTCGTTGTAATGCGCTATGGTAAGGTCGTGGAGCATGGAGCGACGCCCTCGCTCTTGGATGAGCCCAGAGAGGCGTACACGCGGAGCCTGCTCGCAGCGGTGCCGCGATTGCGGCTGTCCGATCCCGGAACACGCGAGGAAAGACCCGAGGGTTCGGGAAGTCCGCCGATCCACAATGCGCAGGGAGCCTCGCGCGCGAGGCCGCTCCTCGTCGCGAGCGGAATTGGGAAAACTTTTTCCAGGCGCTCACTTGCATGGTTTCGCGGGGGAAGTGCGAAGCCGGCACTGCAGGACGTCACGGTTCGCCTGGAGCATGGTGCGATCACCGGGATTGTCGGGGAAAGCGGCAGCGGGAAGAGCACGATGGGCCGAATCATCGCGGGCCTGGAAACCGCGGGCGACGGCACATTGGAAATCGACGGCAGTGTCTTCGACATAGCGCGCTCCGGCTCGCACAGCGGATTGCTGGGCAAGGTCCAGATGATTTTCCAGGATCCTGCGGTCTCGCTGAACCCGCGCATGTCGGTCGGCGAGACACTGCGAGAAAGCGTCCGCTTCGGAACCGACCGGCCCGGACGTGAGCGGCCGGACGTGGCCGCGATGATGGACCGGCTCGGACTGGCACGCAGCCTCCTTGGCCGATACCCGCATCAGCTGTCGGGCGGGCAGAAGCAGCGCATTTGCATCGCGCGTGCGCTCCTCGCCAGCCCGCGGATCATCGTCGCCGACGAGCCGACTTCTGCGCTCGACGTCTCCGTGCAGGCCGAGATCGTCAAGCTCCTAAGGGAGAACGTGGCCGAGCAGGGCATCGCGATGCTCTTCATCTCGCACGATCTGGCGCTTGTGCAGGAGCTCTGCAGTGAGATCTACATCTTCAAGGACGGAAAGGTGGAGGACGCGGGCCCTGCGGATTTCATCTTCGCGCAGTCCAGAAATCCCTACACCCGAAGTTTGATCGCCGCGCGACCCGGGCGTTTCACGCAATGA
- a CDS encoding CapA family protein codes for MTNTFTIAVTGQSLIKRDIRGVDKPGFQGVREVLGRADLRFTNFESTILGAQGGWPLKGRFFGCSQPVVLDALQDLGFQALSLSNNHAFDLGPAGILSTLEEVDRRGFLHAGIGRNHTLAGRAAKGAFAGRKVALVAMDGGPGPDFMYAADSVDGRPERPGVNRLKLSKVVDVDAEAYEHLRIIRDKIGYTMVDLGNDNQPDDRPEVDPEAEISIARAIFRRSDRFGRHVKIDAASISRNTATIAAAAEEGYLVIAYLHHHHWASDWYQVPDWVGAVAKTCIDAGAAMFVSHGAPVLQPVEIYRSRPIFYSLGNFIFHVRSEKSPWMAREVWESVIGLCSFGEDGGLAGLSFHPVVVGGSESASSDILEQRLVPELADEADAQRILSRFKDHSAKLGMRIDIENGVGMLRL; via the coding sequence ATGACCAACACGTTCACGATCGCTGTTACGGGGCAGTCGCTCATCAAACGCGACATCCGCGGCGTCGATAAGCCGGGGTTTCAAGGCGTCCGCGAGGTTCTCGGCCGCGCCGACCTGCGCTTTACCAATTTCGAGAGCACTATCCTCGGAGCCCAGGGCGGCTGGCCGCTCAAAGGACGGTTCTTCGGATGCAGCCAGCCGGTCGTTCTCGATGCGCTCCAGGACCTGGGTTTCCAGGCCCTCTCGCTGTCCAACAATCATGCCTTCGACCTTGGACCGGCCGGCATTCTGTCGACGCTGGAGGAGGTCGATAGGCGTGGCTTCCTTCATGCCGGCATCGGACGCAATCATACGCTGGCCGGCAGGGCTGCCAAGGGAGCGTTCGCTGGCCGCAAGGTGGCACTCGTGGCCATGGATGGCGGTCCGGGCCCGGATTTCATGTATGCCGCGGATTCCGTAGATGGACGTCCCGAACGTCCGGGCGTCAACCGTCTGAAGCTGAGCAAGGTCGTTGACGTCGATGCCGAAGCTTACGAGCACCTACGCATAATCCGCGACAAGATCGGCTATACGATGGTGGATCTCGGCAACGACAACCAGCCCGACGACCGGCCGGAGGTCGATCCCGAAGCCGAAATCAGCATCGCCCGGGCGATATTCAGGCGGTCGGACCGGTTCGGCCGGCACGTCAAGATCGATGCCGCCTCCATCTCTCGAAACACGGCGACCATCGCTGCGGCCGCCGAAGAGGGATACCTAGTCATCGCCTATCTGCATCATCACCACTGGGCATCGGACTGGTACCAGGTGCCCGATTGGGTCGGAGCCGTCGCGAAGACGTGCATCGATGCCGGCGCGGCCATGTTCGTCAGCCATGGCGCGCCCGTTCTCCAGCCCGTCGAGATCTACCGAAGCCGGCCGATCTTCTACAGCCTCGGCAACTTCATCTTCCACGTCCGATCGGAGAAGTCGCCGTGGATGGCGCGGGAGGTATGGGAGAGCGTCATCGGGCTCTGCTCCTTCGGCGAGGACGGCGGGCTCGCCGGCCTGTCCTTCCATCCGGTCGTGGTCGGCGGGAGTGAAAGTGCGAGCAGCGATATTCTGGAGCAGCGGCTGGTGCCCGAGCTCGCCGACGAGGCCGATGCGCAGCGGATCCTGAGCCGCTTCAAGGATCATTCCGCGAAGCTCGGCATGCGGATCGACATCGAGAACGGCGTCGGCATGCTTCGTCTCTGA
- a CDS encoding glutamine amidotransferase, which yields MIFNHLLLIQVGTPPDDIRDPLGDFPLWFHRVLRHPGEALHVVRVFEGEHLPAPKAVRGAIITGSWHMVTERLPWSEATAHWIRDAMAIELPLFGICYGHQLIAHALGGRVDYHPQGREIGTQTIRLLAGAEDDPLLQAMPVRFSAHLTHMQTIIDLPIGARALAASDHDRHQIVRYGPNAISTQFHPEFTPEICAAIIRLRTETLCHEGRDPTSLLAAVEDAPEPAGLLRRFATLTLHMQPTAASVSA from the coding sequence TTGATTTTCAACCACTTGCTGCTCATCCAGGTGGGCACGCCTCCCGATGATATTCGCGACCCGCTAGGCGACTTTCCACTCTGGTTCCATCGCGTCCTGCGACATCCCGGCGAAGCGCTGCACGTCGTCCGTGTTTTCGAGGGTGAGCATTTGCCTGCCCCCAAAGCTGTTCGCGGCGCAATCATCACCGGATCGTGGCACATGGTGACGGAGCGCCTGCCATGGAGCGAGGCGACCGCGCATTGGATACGCGACGCCATGGCGATCGAGCTGCCGCTCTTCGGCATCTGCTACGGCCATCAGCTCATCGCTCATGCTCTCGGCGGACGCGTGGATTACCACCCTCAGGGGCGTGAAATCGGCACACAGACGATCCGACTGCTGGCAGGAGCGGAGGATGACCCCTTACTTCAGGCGATGCCTGTTCGGTTCTCGGCGCATCTGACACACATGCAGACGATCATCGACCTGCCGATCGGTGCGCGGGCGCTCGCAGCTTCCGATCACGATCGACATCAGATTGTTCGCTACGGGCCAAACGCCATCTCGACGCAGTTCCATCCTGAGTTCACACCGGAGATCTGCGCAGCGATCATTCGACTGCGCACCGAAACGCTGTGCCACGAGGGCCGAGATCCGACCTCATTGCTTGCTGCTGTTGAGGATGCACCGGAGCCAGCCGGACTACTCCGCCGGTTTGCCACGCTGACGTTGCACATGCAGCCGACAGCCGCGTCTGTGAGCGCGTAG